A window from Theobroma cacao cultivar B97-61/B2 chromosome 3, Criollo_cocoa_genome_V2, whole genome shotgun sequence encodes these proteins:
- the LOC18606454 gene encoding protein DETOXIFICATION 49, with the protein MLTPLNPKNPTAQKGDQDSEKTCLSLVVKEAKCIASIAFPMVLTGILLYSRSMISMLFLGRLGELALAGGSLAIGFANITGYSVLSGLAMGMEPICGQAFGAKRYKLLGLTMQRMILLLLLTSIFIASLWFNMKNILLFCGQDENIANEAQSYILYSLPDLLAQSILHPLRTYLRTQSITLPLTYCSALAILLHIPVNYLLVSVLNLGIKGVALGSIWTNFNLVGSLIVYVKISGVYKKTWGGISSECLKGWKYLLNLSIPSCISVCLEWWWYEIMILLCGLLLNPQATVASMGILIQTTSLIYIFPSSLSFGVSTRVGNELGANNPNKAKLAAIVGLSSSSVIGLSALAFAILVRKKWATMFTEDPEIIALTSMVLPILGLCELGNCPQTTGCGVLRGTARPKSGANINLGCFYLVGMPIAVWLSFLAGFDFKGLWLGLLAAQASCVVTMLFVVACTDWDLQARRAQELTRAVPVDDDDQTNRDGALKVDSDSKESSGLLYDAHPNNLPV; encoded by the coding sequence ATGTTAACTCCTTTGAACCCCAAGAACCCAACAGCACAAAAAGGAGACCAGGATTCAGAAAAGACCTGCCTGTCTCTTGTAGTTAAAGAAGCAAAATGCATAGCCAGTATAGCTTTTCCCATGGTGCTAACAGGGATTTTGCTCTATTCCCGCTCCATGATTTCCATGTTATTTCTTGGTCGTCTAGGGGAGCTCGCTTTAGCAGGTGGTTCGCTTGCTATTGGGTTTGCTAACATTACTGGGTACTCAGTTCTCTCTGGCCTTGCCATGGGAATGGAACCCATCTGTGGGCAAGCTTTTGGTGCCAAAAGATACAAACTTCTTGGCCTCACCATGCAAAGAATGATACTTCTGCTTCTCTTGACTTCAATCTTCATAGCTTCTTTGTGGTTCAACATGAAAAATATCCTTCTCTTTTGCGGCCAGGATGAAAATATTGCCAATGAAGCTCAATCCTACATTCTTTATTCTCTTCCAGACCTTCTAGCACAATCCATTTTGCATCCTTTGCGTACATATTTGAGGACTCAGTCCATAACTCTGCCCCTGACATACTGTTCTGCTTTGGCTATTCTTCTCCACATTCCCGTTAACTACCTTCTTGTTTCTGTGCTCAATCTTGGAATCAAAGGCGTTGCTTTAGGCTCCATTTGGACGAACTTCAATCTCGTAGGTTCGTTGATCGTTTACGTTAAAATCTCCGGGGTGTACAAGAAAACATGGGGTGGAATTTCCTCAGAGTGCTTAAAAGGCTGGaaatatttattgaatttatCCATTCCAAGCTGCATTTCGGTTTGCCTGGAATGGTGGTGGTACGAAATCATGATTTTGCTATGTGGGTTGTTGTTAAATCCACAAGCAACCGTCGCTTCAATGGGCATTTTGATTCAAACCACATCTTTGATATACATTTTCCCATCTTCCTTGAGTTTCGGTGTGTCAACTAGAGTTGGAAATGAACTTGGAGCTAACAATCCAAACAAAGCAAAACTGGCTGCAATCGTTGGCCTCTCCTCGAGCTCCGTCATAGGACTTTCAGCATTGGCTTTCGCTATACTGGTAAGAAAAAAATGGGCTACCATGTTCACCGAAGACCCAGAAATCATTGCCTTAACATCAATGGTTTTGCCTATACTTGGGCTCTGTGAGCTTGGAAACTGCCCACAAACAACAGGCTGTGGAGTTTTACGAGGAACTGCTAGACCGAAATCGGGAGCAAACATCAACCTGGGGTGTTTCTACCTGGTAGGCATGCCAATTGCAGTGTGGTTGAGTTTCTTAGCCGGGTTTGACTTCAAAGGTCTTTGGCTTGGTCTTCTAGCCGCCCAAGCCTCGTGTGTGGTTACCATGTTGTTCGTTGTGGCTTGTACCGATTGGGACCTTCAAGCCCGGAGGGCACAGGAACTGACAAGAGCCGTCCCTGTGGATGATGATGACCAAACGAATCGTGATGGAGCTTTGAAAGTTGATTCTGATTCAAAAGAATCTTCAGGATTGTTATACGACGCACACCCAAACAACTTACCCGTCTGA